The following coding sequences are from one Pseudonocardia sp. EC080619-01 window:
- a CDS encoding DUF3159 domain-containing protein produces MSDHHDAPTTRLPRIEESPQERTGPIGAPVPGGAPERAPTLMEQMGGVPGIVASTVPVIVFVVANIVTELRTAVFAAIGAGVLVLLWRLVRRDPVMPAISGLIGVGICALVANQTGEARGFYLPGLLYSGFLGVVALVSIVVRWPLAGAIWHGINGHGTEWREDPRLVRAYGWATGVWAVTFLAKVVVQGGLYLADSETWLGVARLAMGYPLTAVAILATVLIVRRVPRTAT; encoded by the coding sequence TTGAGCGACCACCACGACGCCCCCACCACCCGGCTCCCGCGGATCGAGGAGTCCCCGCAGGAACGGACCGGCCCCATCGGGGCCCCGGTCCCCGGCGGGGCCCCCGAGCGGGCGCCGACGCTGATGGAGCAGATGGGCGGCGTGCCGGGCATCGTCGCGTCGACGGTCCCGGTGATCGTCTTCGTCGTGGCGAACATCGTCACCGAGCTGCGGACCGCCGTGTTCGCCGCGATCGGTGCGGGCGTGCTCGTCCTGCTGTGGCGCCTGGTCCGCCGGGACCCGGTGATGCCCGCGATCTCCGGGCTGATCGGCGTCGGGATCTGTGCGCTGGTGGCGAACCAGACGGGGGAGGCCCGCGGTTTCTACCTGCCGGGCCTGCTCTACAGCGGGTTCCTCGGCGTCGTCGCGCTCGTGTCGATCGTGGTGCGGTGGCCGCTGGCGGGCGCCATCTGGCACGGCATCAACGGGCACGGCACCGAGTGGCGGGAGGACCCGCGACTCGTCCGCGCCTACGGCTGGGCCACCGGCGTGTGGGCGGTGACGTTCCTGGCGAAGGTCGTCGTCCAGGGCGGGCTCTACCTCGCCGACTCCGAGACCTGGCTGGGCGTCGCCCGCCTGGCGATGGGCTACCCGCTGACGGCGGTGGCGATCCTCGCGACCGTCCTCATCGTCCGCCGGGTGCCCCGCACCGCGACCTGA